In Aerococcus loyolae, a genomic segment contains:
- the pyk gene encoding pyruvate kinase, translating to MKKTKVVCTIGPASEDPETLVELAKAGMDVARMNFSHGDHDEHLARIKAIRQVEREAGKRIAVMLDTKGPEIRTHNMKDHAPVFLEKGKTVKISMTEVEGTQDMISVTYPQLINDVHVDSHILIDDGLVDLRVTDIDFDKGIVTTVVENSGLIKDKKGVNIPGVSVSLPGITEKDEADIRFGLENGIDIIAASFVRKPEDVLEIREILEETGNETVQIIPKIETQEGVDNIDGILQVSDGLMVARGDLGVEIPTEMVPVVQKELIRKCNAAGKPVITATQMLDSMQRNPRPTRAEASDVANAILDGTDAIMLSGETAAGDYPLEAVKTMTRIAMTTERESELRGQAQQALKEYQNSDVSEAIAQSVAHTARNLNIQTIVAATNSGHTARLISKYRPNAMILALTFSESRAHKLLLSRGVVPMVIEKPASTDEMTLLATQIAKEEDYAKDGDLILITAGVPVGETGTTNLMKIQMIGERLIEAQGLGNQSVIGHVVKAQSPEEAIEKANHDNILVVSTTDERYNEAIKKAGAVIVENATLTSHAAVMSVNTGTPVIVNAKDATNILEEGQLITLDARRGMVYDGATTTI from the coding sequence TTGAAGAAAACCAAAGTTGTATGTACGATTGGACCTGCTTCAGAAGATCCAGAAACCCTAGTCGAACTGGCTAAAGCAGGTATGGACGTTGCCCGGATGAACTTTTCTCACGGTGACCACGATGAACACTTAGCCCGCATCAAAGCGATTCGTCAAGTGGAACGTGAAGCTGGAAAACGGATTGCGGTTATGCTAGATACCAAGGGCCCTGAAATTCGTACCCATAACATGAAGGACCATGCTCCGGTTTTCTTAGAAAAGGGTAAAACCGTTAAAATTTCTATGACTGAAGTTGAAGGAACCCAAGACATGATTTCAGTCACTTATCCTCAATTAATTAATGATGTTCATGTTGATTCTCATATTCTCATTGATGATGGTTTAGTTGATTTACGTGTTACTGACATTGACTTTGATAAGGGAATTGTTACCACTGTTGTGGAAAATAGTGGTTTAATCAAAGACAAGAAGGGGGTTAATATCCCTGGCGTTTCCGTATCCCTACCTGGTATCACTGAAAAAGATGAAGCCGACATTCGTTTTGGTCTAGAAAATGGAATTGACATTATCGCTGCTTCCTTTGTTCGTAAGCCAGAAGATGTTTTAGAAATTCGCGAAATTTTAGAAGAAACGGGTAATGAAACCGTTCAAATTATCCCTAAAATTGAAACCCAAGAAGGGGTAGACAATATTGACGGGATTTTGCAAGTTTCTGATGGTTTAATGGTTGCTCGTGGTGACTTAGGGGTAGAAATTCCAACTGAAATGGTGCCAGTTGTTCAAAAAGAATTAATCCGCAAGTGTAATGCGGCTGGTAAACCAGTTATTACTGCTACCCAAATGTTAGATTCTATGCAACGCAACCCACGGCCAACTCGGGCTGAAGCTTCTGACGTTGCTAATGCCATTCTAGACGGTACCGATGCGATTATGTTATCCGGTGAAACAGCTGCTGGTGACTATCCACTTGAAGCCGTTAAGACCATGACTCGTATCGCTATGACTACTGAACGTGAAAGTGAATTACGCGGTCAAGCTCAACAAGCCCTTAAAGAATATCAAAACAGTGATGTTTCTGAAGCCATTGCCCAATCTGTTGCCCATACAGCTCGCAATTTGAATATTCAAACCATCGTTGCTGCAACAAATTCAGGTCATACTGCCCGTTTAATTTCTAAGTACCGTCCTAATGCCATGATCTTAGCGCTTACCTTCTCTGAAAGTCGTGCGCATAAGTTATTACTTAGCCGTGGCGTGGTACCAATGGTCATTGAAAAACCAGCATCTACCGATGAAATGACCTTACTTGCCACCCAAATTGCCAAAGAAGAAGACTACGCTAAAGATGGCGACCTTATCCTTATTACAGCTGGGGTACCGGTTGGTGAAACAGGGACTACCAACTTAATGAAGATTCAAATGATCGGTGAACGTTTAATTGAAGCTCAAGGGCTAGGAAATCAATCAGTCATTGGACACGTGGTTAAAGCTCAAAGCCCAGAAGAAGCCATTGAAAAAGCTAACCATGACAACATCTTAGTGGTATCCACAACTGATGAACGTTATAATGAAGCCATTAAGAAGGCAGGGGCTGTTATTGTAGAAAATGCAACCCTAACTAGCCATGCTGCTGTAATGAGTGTCAATACTGGAACACCAGTTATCGTTAATGCTAAAGATGCGACGAACATTCTTGAAGAAGGCCAATTGATTACCTTGGATGCACGTCGCGGTATGGTTTATGATGGTGCCACAACCACTATCTAA
- a CDS encoding CvfB family protein, with the protein MKELASVVSARVSDYNAKNYYVQFEGKTFELNPSDKIKSLNIGQEIPVFIYTNQKNQAKATLDFPKSRQNTYGWAEVTQVRHDLGVFLDIGLPDKDMVLSMDELPSETGLWPKKGDKLYVKLSVDRKDRQWANLADSVVVQSLTSKVKGNEKRWVNQVKKARVYQCKLNGSHLITEDYYLAFIHPSEWEVEPRLGEEVEARVIGIGQNANLNLSLKPRAFEVINDDAEMIYQVLKRTPEGFLPYNDKSDPNDIRSAFNISKAQFKRALGHLMKNQRIEQNENGITLKDK; encoded by the coding sequence ATGAAAGAACTAGCTAGTGTAGTCTCTGCTAGAGTGAGTGACTATAATGCAAAGAATTATTATGTCCAGTTCGAGGGGAAGACCTTTGAACTAAATCCCAGCGATAAGATAAAATCACTGAATATTGGACAAGAAATCCCAGTGTTTATCTATACTAATCAAAAAAATCAAGCCAAAGCGACTCTAGATTTTCCCAAGAGTCGACAAAATACCTATGGTTGGGCTGAGGTTACCCAAGTCCGCCATGATCTAGGTGTCTTTTTAGACATTGGCCTTCCAGATAAGGATATGGTCTTGTCTATGGATGAGTTACCTAGTGAAACAGGGCTTTGGCCTAAAAAAGGCGATAAGCTTTATGTGAAATTATCCGTAGATCGCAAGGACCGGCAATGGGCTAACCTAGCCGATTCTGTGGTTGTCCAGTCCTTAACTAGTAAAGTTAAGGGAAATGAAAAGCGTTGGGTCAATCAAGTCAAAAAAGCCCGGGTCTACCAGTGTAAATTAAATGGGAGCCACTTGATCACAGAGGATTATTACTTGGCTTTTATCCACCCTAGTGAATGGGAAGTAGAACCTCGCTTAGGAGAAGAAGTAGAAGCTCGGGTTATTGGTATCGGTCAAAATGCTAATCTTAACTTATCCCTCAAGCCGCGTGCTTTCGAAGTGATCAATGATGATGCCGAAATGATTTATCAAGTCTTAAAACGTACCCCTGAGGGCTTTTTGCCTTATAACGATAAGAGTGATCCTAATGATATCAGGTCAGCCTTTAATATTTCCAAGGCTCAGTTTAAACGTGCACTAGGACACCTGATGAAAAATCAGCGCATTGAACAAAATGAAAATGGGATAACTTTAAAGGATAAGTGA
- the xerD gene encoding site-specific tyrosine recombinase XerD: MSDLIEDFLIALRVEQGLSENTIKTYHNVLNQFQLALSEVGIEDIQAVKRQDVIQQLEKLNQKGRAVSTMSQYLSTLRHFFKYLILDSVIEENPVENISLPKKKQQLPQVLSIEEVDRLLEIPDVNTTLGLRDRSLLELLYASGLRVSELVHLKMSDFHEDLGFLQTIGKGNKERIIPLGEVAKDWLQIYLKESRPKLLKENDQSQGMIYLNHHGRPLSRQGVWKKLKQYIQAAGITKEVSPHTLRHSFATHLLENGADLRVVQELLGHADISTTQIYTHIHSQHMREIYKKTFPRA, from the coding sequence ATCAGTGATTTGATTGAGGATTTTTTAATTGCTTTACGGGTAGAGCAAGGGCTTTCGGAAAATACCATTAAAACCTACCACAATGTCTTAAATCAATTTCAATTGGCTTTGTCTGAAGTGGGAATTGAGGATATTCAAGCCGTTAAACGCCAAGATGTTATCCAACAGCTGGAAAAGTTAAACCAAAAGGGTCGAGCAGTCTCAACCATGAGTCAATATTTATCGACCCTACGCCATTTCTTTAAATATTTGATTTTAGACTCAGTGATTGAAGAAAATCCGGTAGAAAATATCTCCTTGCCTAAGAAGAAACAGCAGCTCCCTCAAGTGCTAAGTATTGAAGAAGTTGATCGTTTGTTAGAAATTCCGGATGTCAATACGACCCTTGGCTTGCGAGACCGGAGCTTATTAGAGTTACTTTATGCAAGTGGACTGCGGGTGAGTGAATTGGTTCACTTAAAAATGAGTGACTTTCACGAAGACCTAGGCTTTCTCCAAACGATTGGTAAGGGTAACAAGGAGCGCATTATTCCTCTAGGAGAAGTGGCCAAAGATTGGCTACAGATTTATCTCAAAGAAAGTCGTCCCAAACTCTTGAAGGAAAATGATCAATCTCAAGGAATGATTTATTTGAACCATCATGGACGCCCCCTTAGTCGGCAAGGCGTTTGGAAGAAGCTCAAGCAATATATCCAAGCTGCTGGGATAACAAAAGAAGTCAGCCCCCATACCTTGCGTCACTCATTTGCCACGCATTTATTGGAAAATGGGGCAGACTTAAGAGTGGTTCAAGAACTTTTGGGCCATGCTGATATTTCTACCACGCAAATTTATACCCACATCCATTCGCAACATATGCGCGAAATTTATAAAAAGACATTTCCAAGGGCATAG
- a CDS encoding FxLYD domain-containing protein has product MKPFKKIIALACLCATLFFLSACSSQNKTDDLFFSDLFTTWQKKQEAASQVDKNSDNAGSQALINSFNTEWEEMKKYQDQSFKDKDLENKVKDYLNELKACVDALNQEPATFDSQTAFNDHYRKRIDILKDLSQDSRFIIQAEALEEIDADKNSKALEEAKENLDFRKAAYSQLEEDLNNLQFTVDQAASTDQSIVMTGTLTNHSKADLVNLGITFKFVDADQKELASDTWKTDRLKQGESQTVTIKNTAPQAAHIQIELNDDLSIEK; this is encoded by the coding sequence ATGAAGCCATTCAAGAAAATCATTGCCTTGGCCTGCCTCTGTGCGACCTTATTCTTTCTAAGTGCTTGCTCTTCGCAAAACAAAACCGATGACCTATTTTTTAGTGATCTCTTTACCACCTGGCAAAAGAAACAGGAAGCAGCTAGCCAAGTCGATAAAAATAGTGACAATGCAGGTAGTCAAGCCCTCATTAATTCCTTCAATACTGAGTGGGAGGAAATGAAAAAGTATCAAGACCAAAGCTTTAAAGATAAAGATTTAGAAAATAAGGTGAAGGACTACTTAAATGAATTAAAAGCTTGTGTGGATGCTTTGAACCAAGAGCCGGCTACCTTCGATAGTCAGACTGCCTTTAATGATCATTACCGGAAGCGAATTGATATCCTGAAAGACTTATCCCAAGATTCACGCTTTATCATTCAAGCAGAAGCTTTGGAAGAAATTGACGCAGATAAAAATTCCAAAGCCCTTGAAGAGGCTAAAGAAAATCTTGACTTCCGTAAAGCAGCCTATTCTCAACTTGAAGAGGATTTAAATAATTTACAATTCACTGTTGACCAAGCGGCAAGTACTGACCAAAGCATTGTCATGACGGGGACATTAACTAACCACTCCAAAGCTGATTTGGTGAATTTGGGAATAACCTTTAAATTTGTCGATGCTGACCAAAAAGAGTTGGCTTCTGATACTTGGAAGACTGACCGACTCAAACAAGGTGAAAGCCAAACTGTAACCATTAAGAATACTGCTCCTCAAGCAGCTCACATTCAAATCGAATTGAATGATGACCTATCGATTGAAAAGTAA
- a CDS encoding NAD-dependent protein deacylase, translating to MNKIETLKNMIYESDRIVFFGGAGVSTASGIPDFRSADGLFMQDSGYQVSAEEIISHSFFEKYPQIFFDYYFDHLVYPDAKPNACHRYLADLEAKGKEVAIVTQNIDGLHQEAGSQKVYELHGNVWDNYCLKCKRHYRTEDLEKDEQGIPRCSFDQAIVRPNVVLYEEALDQKEILGAVRAIEQADLMIVAGTSLRVYPAAGLIDYFNGSYLAVINKTKIQVDRKDTLVFEDSLTNVFKALDI from the coding sequence ATGAATAAGATCGAAACTTTAAAAAATATGATTTATGAAAGTGATCGGATCGTCTTCTTTGGAGGAGCAGGAGTATCCACAGCAAGTGGCATTCCTGATTTTCGTTCTGCGGATGGTTTATTTATGCAAGATTCTGGATATCAGGTCAGTGCAGAAGAAATTATTTCACATTCTTTCTTTGAGAAATATCCCCAAATATTCTTTGACTATTACTTTGATCATTTAGTTTATCCAGATGCTAAACCCAATGCCTGTCACCGCTATTTAGCTGATTTAGAAGCTAAGGGGAAAGAAGTTGCCATTGTCACTCAAAATATCGATGGTCTTCATCAAGAGGCGGGAAGTCAAAAAGTCTATGAATTACATGGCAATGTCTGGGATAATTACTGTCTAAAATGTAAACGACACTATCGGACAGAAGACTTAGAAAAAGATGAGCAAGGGATCCCACGATGCAGCTTTGACCAGGCCATCGTACGCCCTAATGTCGTTCTTTACGAAGAGGCACTCGATCAAAAAGAGATATTAGGGGCGGTTAGAGCCATTGAGCAAGCGGACTTGATGATCGTTGCTGGGACTTCTTTAAGAGTCTATCCTGCCGCTGGTTTAATTGATTATTTTAATGGCTCTTATTTAGCAGTCATTAATAAAACAAAGATTCAAGTGGATAGAAAAGATACGCTGGTCTTTGAGGATTCCTTAACTAATGTCTTTAAGGCTTTAGATATTTAA
- a CDS encoding segregation and condensation protein A, with protein sequence MNKTKQENTETSNDELHIDLAAFEGPLDLLLHLIKQMEVDIFDIPIVDITNQYLETIHRHQKRDLELASDYLIMAASLIEIKTKLLLPKKAMEKEEEDDPRADLVQQLLTYKQYKAVSAILEEKQADRSLSYSKEASDLSDLQAVVPLPENEVSSEDLLSALKKMFLRLKQEQPLERTVKGETFTIDEAITSIEEALDQEPDHLSFFSLLSSNQPNKEKVVTYFLALLQLVKQGKLLIQQDQIAADISIQKKDDGD encoded by the coding sequence ATGAATAAAACTAAGCAAGAAAACACTGAAACTTCTAATGATGAATTACACATCGATCTAGCGGCTTTTGAGGGGCCGCTAGATTTGCTTTTGCACTTAATTAAGCAGATGGAAGTTGATATTTTTGATATTCCCATTGTTGATATCACCAACCAATATCTAGAAACGATTCACCGCCACCAAAAAAGGGACTTGGAACTAGCTAGTGACTATTTGATTATGGCGGCCAGTTTAATTGAAATTAAGACTAAATTACTCTTACCCAAAAAAGCCATGGAAAAAGAAGAGGAAGACGATCCACGTGCCGATTTAGTCCAACAATTACTAACTTATAAGCAATATAAGGCTGTCTCAGCTATCTTAGAAGAAAAACAAGCTGACCGGTCTTTGAGTTACTCTAAAGAGGCCAGTGACCTCTCTGATTTACAAGCCGTTGTGCCTTTGCCTGAAAACGAAGTAAGCAGTGAAGACCTCTTATCGGCCTTAAAAAAAATGTTTTTACGCTTGAAGCAAGAACAACCACTTGAAAGAACTGTAAAAGGGGAAACTTTTACTATTGATGAGGCGATTACGAGTATCGAAGAAGCCTTGGACCAAGAGCCAGACCACTTGTCCTTTTTTTCTTTGCTGAGTTCGAATCAACCCAATAAAGAAAAAGTTGTGACTTATTTTCTGGCTTTGTTACAATTAGTTAAACAAGGAAAATTACTTATCCAGCAAGATCAGATTGCTGCAGATATAAGCATACAAAAGAAGGATGATGGGGATTGA
- the scpB gene encoding SMC-Scp complex subunit ScpB, whose amino-acid sequence MTIEGACESLLFVAGEEGLSLEELANLLDLSKEKVQYRLWNLDKKLKTDSQRGLELVCLGGRYQLLTQKTYADLIQKYAVSPFALKLSQQALETLAVIAYQGPITRLEIDEIRGVQSQAMIKRLLLHDLIEEAGRKEGPGRPILYQVTNYFYQYFGLNSIADLPDISSLLPEEEEDKGLFDEEGDK is encoded by the coding sequence TTGACCATTGAGGGAGCTTGCGAAAGTTTGTTATTTGTTGCTGGTGAGGAAGGCCTTAGCCTAGAGGAACTAGCTAATCTTTTAGATCTTTCTAAAGAAAAGGTCCAGTATCGTTTGTGGAACTTAGACAAGAAATTAAAAACTGATAGCCAGCGGGGGCTTGAATTAGTATGCCTAGGAGGTCGCTATCAATTACTGACCCAAAAGACCTATGCTGACTTGATCCAAAAATATGCCGTCAGTCCTTTTGCTTTGAAGCTGTCCCAACAAGCCTTGGAAACCTTGGCAGTGATTGCCTACCAAGGCCCAATTACCCGATTAGAAATTGATGAAATCAGGGGGGTTCAATCGCAAGCCATGATCAAACGGCTCTTATTGCATGATTTGATTGAAGAAGCAGGGCGAAAAGAGGGACCTGGACGTCCGATTCTTTACCAAGTAACTAATTATTTTTATCAATATTTTGGATTGAATTCAATAGCCGACCTCCCTGACATATCATCCCTTTTACCTGAAGAAGAGGAAGATAAGGGCTTATTTGATGAAGAAGGAGATAAATAA
- a CDS encoding pseudouridine synthase gives MERLQKVIAHAGVASRRDAEKLILAGRVQVNGQVVTELGTKVTKKDLVEVDQVPIYKEEPVYYLFNKPDGVISSVADDKGRKVVVDYFKEIPQRIYPIGRLDYHTTGVLLLTNDGEFANLLMHPRYEIDKVYVAKVKGYPSPDALKRLEEGLVIDGQKTAKARARIRKNKAAKENATVELTIHEGRNRQVRKMLEAIGHPVKRLNRERYGFLTTEGLGVGEYRPLLKAEVERLKQYALQK, from the coding sequence ATGGAAAGATTACAAAAGGTTATTGCCCATGCTGGTGTGGCTTCTAGACGTGATGCTGAAAAATTAATCCTTGCAGGTCGGGTGCAGGTCAATGGCCAGGTGGTTACTGAACTCGGCACGAAGGTGACAAAGAAAGACCTCGTTGAAGTTGACCAGGTGCCTATATATAAAGAAGAACCTGTTTACTACTTATTCAATAAGCCGGATGGGGTCATTTCTTCTGTTGCTGATGACAAAGGGAGAAAAGTAGTCGTTGATTATTTTAAAGAGATTCCCCAACGTATTTATCCTATCGGGCGTTTAGATTATCATACGACTGGAGTCTTACTTTTAACCAATGATGGGGAGTTTGCTAATTTATTAATGCATCCTCGTTACGAAATTGATAAGGTCTACGTGGCTAAGGTAAAGGGTTATCCTAGTCCCGATGCTCTTAAGCGCTTAGAAGAAGGTCTAGTGATAGACGGGCAGAAAACCGCTAAGGCTAGGGCAAGAATTCGGAAAAATAAGGCTGCTAAGGAAAATGCAACCGTTGAGTTGACAATTCATGAAGGACGTAATCGTCAAGTCCGTAAGATGCTTGAAGCAATTGGTCATCCCGTAAAACGTTTGAACCGCGAACGCTATGGCTTTTTAACGACTGAAGGTCTAGGAGTGGGTGAATATCGGCCATTATTAAAAGCTGAAGTTGAGCGTTTAAAACAATATGCCTTACAAAAATAA
- a CDS encoding ECF transporter S component: MKTSTRQLIVTAVMGAIAFILMMFSFPILPAIPFLKVDFSDVPILFTTFLFGPWSGAGAAFVRNFLHYIQTGGNAGYPIGDMASFIATLSYCLPIYYILRNYDLRLSKEVETAKYYVKVCFAFAIGSVLMTFVLSLANYYVITPFYMAVMNFEIPNMQEYILYGIVPFNLLKGLIISVANFIVLSAALPVAKRRLV, from the coding sequence ATGAAAACAAGTACACGTCAGTTAATTGTTACCGCAGTGATGGGGGCTATTGCCTTTATCCTTATGATGTTTTCTTTTCCGATATTGCCTGCTATACCTTTCTTAAAGGTCGATTTTTCTGATGTACCGATCCTATTCACCACCTTTTTGTTTGGTCCATGGAGTGGTGCAGGGGCTGCTTTTGTACGGAACTTTTTGCACTATATTCAAACAGGTGGCAATGCGGGTTACCCAATCGGAGATATGGCTTCTTTCATAGCCACTCTTTCTTATTGCTTGCCAATTTACTATATTTTACGTAATTATGATCTTCGTTTGAGCAAAGAAGTTGAAACGGCTAAGTACTATGTCAAAGTCTGCTTTGCTTTTGCAATTGGTAGCGTATTAATGACGTTTGTCCTTTCCTTGGCTAACTACTATGTCATTACTCCTTTCTATATGGCCGTGATGAATTTTGAAATTCCTAATATGCAAGAATATATTCTTTATGGCATAGTACCCTTTAATTTACTCAAGGGTCTGATTATTTCGGTAGCTAACTTTATTGTTCTATCGGCTGCCTTACCTGTAGCTAAGCGACGTTTAGTTTAG